A stretch of the Geovibrio thiophilus genome encodes the following:
- a CDS encoding bifunctional 4-hydroxy-3-methylbut-2-enyl diphosphate reductase/30S ribosomal protein S1, protein MKIFLAEHAGFCFGVERAVSLVEETSGIKSNVCTLGPIIHNPQVVRRFSEKGVSVCKSPDDINRESTVIIRSHGVTRETYRNLDEKGIDTVDATCPFVKKAQKSAGEFSRDGFSVVVFGEREHPEVEGIVSFIEGDFYIISSETEAETLPDFEKCALVAQTTQNKDTFSKITEVLKAKCRVLETAHTICSATEKRQSAAIELARRVDAMIVIGGKNSANTTRLFTICGEICPRTYHIETAEELEGVKFMPEDTIGITAGASTPGDLIKEVIEYFGRGQEMNVNNSNSNDEMRMEDFETLLEESFQLPEKGSIVKGVVAQINESEILVNIGYKTEGIISKTEFGGKGDVDVKVGDEIEVMYQGMTGGGGYIKLSRKAIEKETDWLAVESALETGEPVKVKVTGNVDKGFLGKFNDIDCFIPENHIDFKNRMQDPKSYIGKEIECKVLKTNKKQRSFLASRRINMSESMDKNKKEFFDGIKEGAVLKGTVKTVKNYGAFMNFGAVDGFLHKNNIGWGVVKHPSQYLKEGEELDVLVLTIDRENEKLEVGLKQMHNDPWSAVDEKYPDNQIVKGTVITRKSKGFVLELEPGVDGFVPQEELSWLKNAKVKLEPKDNVEGVVVGVDNANRKVIVSLRLLNENPWDTLKDKHPEGATVKGIIKSVTEFGLFVDFGEFLDGLIRKKDISWTDEPEDLSNFKEGDAIDAKVLKIDPERERISLGLKQLEPNPWREIGKLLPLGKMTEVEITAVTKDGVTVALPRDLSGFIPVSELDVDKIEPESKFKVGQTIKAVVIKNDQRERSVILSVRRHQQDSERKEVKEFLKKMDDGSSSFSLGSMLKDKLDALENNEE, encoded by the coding sequence GTGAAAATTTTTCTTGCCGAACACGCAGGATTCTGCTTCGGCGTTGAACGTGCGGTGAGTCTCGTTGAGGAGACCTCCGGGATTAAATCAAACGTCTGCACTTTGGGACCGATTATACACAATCCGCAGGTTGTCAGGCGCTTCAGCGAAAAAGGTGTCAGCGTCTGCAAATCACCGGATGACATTAACAGGGAAAGCACAGTCATAATACGCTCCCACGGCGTAACCAGAGAAACCTACCGTAATCTTGACGAAAAAGGCATAGATACGGTGGACGCCACCTGCCCCTTTGTCAAGAAAGCCCAGAAATCAGCGGGCGAATTCAGCAGAGACGGTTTTTCTGTCGTCGTTTTCGGAGAGAGAGAACACCCCGAGGTTGAGGGCATAGTCAGCTTCATCGAAGGGGATTTTTATATAATATCAAGCGAAACGGAAGCGGAAACACTTCCTGATTTCGAGAAATGCGCTCTTGTGGCGCAGACCACGCAGAATAAAGATACTTTCTCAAAAATCACGGAAGTTCTTAAAGCAAAATGCCGCGTGCTGGAAACGGCGCATACCATTTGCAGCGCTACTGAAAAACGTCAGTCTGCGGCAATAGAGCTCGCCCGCAGGGTGGACGCGATGATTGTTATCGGCGGTAAAAACAGCGCCAATACAACACGCCTTTTCACCATCTGCGGCGAAATATGCCCCAGAACCTACCACATAGAAACAGCGGAGGAACTTGAGGGCGTTAAGTTTATGCCAGAGGATACCATAGGGATCACAGCGGGCGCCAGCACGCCGGGGGATCTCATAAAAGAGGTAATAGAATACTTTGGAAGGGGTCAGGAAATGAATGTGAATAACTCTAACAGCAATGATGAAATGAGAATGGAGGACTTTGAAACGCTTCTTGAAGAATCGTTCCAGCTCCCTGAGAAGGGCTCCATTGTTAAGGGTGTCGTTGCGCAAATTAACGAAAGCGAAATCCTCGTCAACATCGGCTACAAAACCGAGGGGATTATCTCCAAAACCGAATTTGGCGGCAAAGGAGATGTTGACGTAAAAGTGGGCGATGAAATTGAGGTTATGTATCAGGGCATGACCGGCGGCGGCGGATACATCAAGCTTTCCAGAAAAGCCATCGAAAAAGAAACCGACTGGCTCGCTGTTGAATCCGCACTGGAGACCGGCGAACCCGTTAAAGTTAAAGTTACGGGCAACGTGGATAAAGGTTTCCTCGGTAAATTCAATGACATTGACTGCTTCATCCCTGAAAACCACATAGATTTCAAAAACAGAATGCAGGATCCCAAGTCCTACATAGGAAAAGAGATCGAGTGCAAGGTTCTTAAAACAAATAAAAAACAGCGCTCATTCCTTGCTTCCAGAAGAATCAACATGTCTGAGTCCATGGACAAAAACAAAAAGGAATTCTTCGACGGCATAAAGGAAGGCGCGGTTCTGAAAGGAACAGTAAAAACCGTTAAAAACTACGGCGCTTTCATGAATTTCGGCGCTGTGGACGGTTTCCTCCATAAAAACAACATAGGCTGGGGCGTGGTGAAACACCCCTCACAGTACCTTAAAGAAGGTGAAGAGCTTGATGTTCTCGTTCTCACCATCGACAGGGAAAACGAAAAACTTGAAGTCGGTCTGAAACAGATGCACAACGATCCTTGGAGCGCTGTGGATGAAAAATACCCCGACAACCAGATAGTTAAAGGAACAGTTATAACCAGAAAAAGCAAAGGCTTTGTTCTTGAGCTTGAACCGGGTGTTGACGGCTTCGTTCCTCAGGAAGAGCTTTCATGGCTCAAAAACGCCAAGGTCAAGCTTGAGCCGAAAGACAATGTCGAAGGTGTGGTTGTGGGCGTGGACAACGCCAACAGAAAGGTTATCGTTTCTCTCAGGCTTCTTAATGAAAACCCTTGGGATACTCTCAAGGACAAACACCCTGAAGGCGCCACTGTAAAAGGAATTATCAAAAGTGTTACCGAGTTCGGTCTCTTTGTCGACTTCGGCGAATTCCTTGACGGTCTTATCCGCAAAAAAGATATTTCATGGACAGACGAGCCTGAAGACCTCTCAAACTTCAAAGAAGGCGATGCTATTGATGCGAAAGTCCTTAAGATCGACCCCGAGAGAGAGAGAATCAGCCTCGGTCTTAAACAGCTTGAGCCCAACCCATGGAGAGAGATAGGCAAGCTTCTTCCCTTGGGCAAAATGACTGAAGTTGAAATAACCGCTGTTACAAAAGACGGCGTTACGGTTGCTCTCCCCAGAGACCTCAGCGGCTTTATCCCCGTTTCCGAGCTTGATGTGGACAAAATAGAGCCCGAAAGCAAGTTCAAAGTCGGTCAGACAATCAAGGCTGTCGTAATCAAAAATGACCAGAGAGAAAGAAGCGTTATCCTCTCCGTAAGGAGACACCAGCAGGATTCCGAAAGAAAAGAAGTTAAGGAATTCCTCAAAAAGATGGATGACGGAAGCTCAAGCTTCAGCCTCGGCAGCATGCTGAAAGACAAGCTTGACGCTCTGGAAAACAACGAAGAATAA
- the hisC gene encoding histidinol-phosphate transaminase, giving the protein MIDYAKLAGKEIQGLSPYVPGKPVKELERELGIEKAVKLASNENPLGPSPKVIQAVADFLPEMSRYPYGDVFYLRTKLASKLGINADRLIFGTGSNEIIELAMRTFLARDEHVMSPSPSFSVYGIIAQAMRASCRWIPVKSDFSFDFEALTANINEKTRLIFLGNPNNPTGTYFNQETLEAFMKKVPAETIVVMDEAYCEYVDAPDFPDTMKMQKDYPNMMIMRTFSKAYGLAALRVGYCIADPAAIDMMNRVRQPFNTNMAAQVAAEAALQDTDHLKKVIRENRMGKAYLYGEFEKLGFEYLPTQANFILVKTGSGEKVFTDLLKKGVIVRYLGSGLKDYIRVSVGTEEENKIFIEQLKAVL; this is encoded by the coding sequence ATGATAGACTACGCAAAACTCGCAGGTAAAGAGATTCAGGGTTTAAGCCCTTATGTGCCCGGAAAACCGGTTAAGGAACTGGAAAGAGAGCTGGGCATAGAAAAAGCGGTGAAGCTCGCCTCCAACGAAAACCCGCTGGGACCTTCACCCAAAGTCATTCAGGCTGTGGCGGATTTTCTGCCGGAAATGTCCCGCTATCCTTACGGTGATGTGTTCTATCTCCGCACCAAGCTAGCCTCAAAGCTCGGCATCAACGCTGACAGGCTCATATTCGGCACAGGCTCAAACGAGATAATAGAACTCGCCATGAGAACCTTCCTAGCCCGTGATGAGCACGTCATGAGCCCCTCGCCCTCCTTCTCCGTTTACGGAATAATAGCGCAGGCTATGAGAGCATCATGCAGATGGATCCCCGTTAAGAGTGACTTCTCCTTCGACTTTGAAGCGCTCACGGCCAACATAAATGAAAAAACAAGGCTTATCTTCCTCGGCAACCCCAACAACCCCACGGGAACATACTTTAATCAGGAAACCCTTGAGGCGTTCATGAAAAAAGTTCCCGCGGAGACCATAGTCGTCATGGACGAAGCATACTGCGAATACGTTGACGCGCCGGATTTCCCCGACACTATGAAAATGCAGAAGGACTACCCCAACATGATGATTATGCGCACATTCTCCAAGGCATACGGACTTGCCGCTCTCCGTGTGGGCTACTGCATAGCCGACCCCGCCGCGATAGACATGATGAACCGTGTCCGCCAGCCGTTCAACACCAACATGGCGGCGCAGGTTGCGGCGGAGGCAGCGCTTCAGGATACAGACCACCTGAAAAAAGTTATCCGTGAAAACCGTATGGGCAAGGCTTACCTGTACGGCGAGTTCGAGAAGCTCGGTTTTGAGTATCTCCCCACTCAGGCAAACTTTATCCTCGTGAAAACAGGCAGCGGCGAAAAGGTTTTCACGGATCTGCTTAAAAAAGGCGTGATAGTGCGCTACCTCGGCTCCGGACTGAAAGACTACATCAGGGTTTCCGTGGGTACGGAAGAAGAGAACAAAATATTCATCGAACAGCTTAAAGCTGTCCTTTAA
- the pheA gene encoding prephenate dehydratase, translating to MDELDKHRQEIDRLDAEILRLLNARAKEAMKIGEIKKEMGKPLYVPSREKQIYERLSKMNDGPLPFEAVRRVYREIISASLSLEKLQRIGYLGPEGTFTNLAAIKQFGLSAELIPMRSIPDVFDAVERGRLDYGIIPVENSLEGVVNHTLDMFAGSSIKVCGEVYLEINQNLMNQSGRLEDVQRIYSHPHAIPQCRKWLAEHAADIPLYDVESTAKAAEIASKDAGAAAIASEMAEICYNLKIIERSIEDMPNNYTRFLIIGGFQSLPTGNDKTSMVFSITHKSGSLYKALEVFASKGINMTKIESRPSKKQAWEYVFYVDTDGHRDIEPLKSVIDEFSESVTHFKVLGSYPKGEK from the coding sequence ATGGATGAACTTGATAAACACCGACAGGAAATTGACAGACTGGACGCCGAAATCCTCAGGCTTCTGAACGCACGCGCAAAAGAAGCTATGAAGATAGGCGAAATCAAGAAGGAGATGGGCAAGCCCCTGTATGTTCCCTCCCGTGAGAAGCAGATTTACGAGCGTCTTTCCAAAATGAATGACGGTCCTCTGCCCTTTGAAGCTGTCCGCAGGGTGTACAGGGAAATTATCTCCGCCTCCCTCTCGCTGGAAAAGCTTCAGCGCATCGGCTATCTGGGACCGGAGGGCACTTTCACGAACCTCGCCGCCATAAAGCAGTTCGGTCTATCTGCCGAGCTTATCCCCATGCGCAGCATACCGGACGTTTTTGACGCTGTTGAGCGCGGAAGGCTGGACTACGGCATTATACCAGTGGAAAACTCCCTTGAGGGGGTTGTGAACCACACTCTTGACATGTTCGCCGGTTCATCCATAAAAGTTTGCGGCGAAGTTTATCTGGAGATAAATCAGAACCTGATGAACCAGTCCGGCAGACTTGAAGATGTCCAGAGGATTTACTCCCACCCCCACGCCATACCCCAATGCCGGAAATGGCTGGCGGAACATGCGGCGGATATTCCCCTTTACGATGTGGAATCCACGGCAAAAGCTGCCGAAATAGCCTCCAAGGACGCAGGAGCGGCGGCAATAGCCTCTGAAATGGCTGAAATATGCTATAACCTGAAAATAATAGAGCGCAGCATAGAGGATATGCCTAACAATTATACGAGATTCCTTATCATAGGCGGCTTTCAGTCTCTGCCCACAGGCAATGACAAGACCTCGATGGTGTTCAGCATCACTCATAAATCAGGCTCGCTTTACAAAGCCCTTGAAGTATTCGCTTCCAAGGGTATAAACATGACTAAGATCGAATCCCGCCCTTCCAAAAAGCAGGCGTGGGAATACGTTTTCTATGTGGACACTGACGGGCACAGGGACATTGAGCCCTTGAAATCCGTGATTGACGAATTTTCCGAAAGCGTAACCCACTTCAAGGTGCTGGGTTCTTATCCCAAGGGGGAAAAATGA
- the aroF gene encoding 3-deoxy-7-phosphoheptulonate synthase has translation MIIVLKKGATDEQINHVASKLTEFGFQTHISKGTERTIIGAIGDERTLRDKPLSSIPGVEKVLPIVKPFKLVSKDFKAEPTVIDIKGIKIGGGNVAVMAGPCSVENRDMLFAIGKRVSEAGAKILRGGAFKPRSSPYAFQGLGVEGLKYLREVADEYGMLVITEMMDPRDMDDILKYTDIIQIGARNMQNFRLLRELGTIKTPVMLKRGLCATIKEFLMAAEYIAAGGNHQVILCERGIRTYETETRNTLDLSAVPVVQSNTHLPIIVDPSHGTGRRDCILPMAQAAVAAGADGVMIEVHNCPEDAMSDGDQSIVPDDFDILMKRMRVIAEAIGKKIS, from the coding sequence ATGATAATAGTACTTAAAAAAGGCGCGACAGACGAACAGATAAATCATGTGGCATCCAAGCTTACCGAGTTCGGCTTCCAGACTCATATATCAAAAGGCACCGAGAGAACAATCATCGGCGCAATCGGCGATGAGAGAACACTTCGTGACAAACCTCTCTCGTCTATCCCGGGAGTGGAAAAGGTTCTGCCCATAGTAAAGCCCTTCAAGCTGGTGAGCAAGGATTTCAAGGCTGAGCCCACGGTAATAGACATTAAGGGAATAAAAATCGGCGGCGGCAATGTTGCGGTAATGGCTGGTCCCTGTTCCGTTGAGAACAGAGACATGCTCTTTGCCATCGGCAAAAGAGTCAGCGAGGCAGGAGCGAAAATCCTCAGAGGAGGAGCCTTCAAGCCCCGCTCCTCACCATACGCTTTTCAGGGTCTCGGCGTGGAAGGTCTTAAATATCTCCGTGAAGTGGCAGATGAATACGGTATGCTTGTAATCACCGAGATGATGGATCCCAGAGACATGGACGACATCCTCAAATACACCGACATAATCCAGATAGGGGCGCGCAACATGCAGAACTTCCGCCTCCTGCGTGAGCTCGGAACAATAAAAACCCCCGTCATGCTTAAACGCGGGCTCTGCGCCACAATCAAGGAGTTTCTCATGGCGGCGGAATACATAGCGGCAGGCGGCAACCATCAGGTTATCCTCTGCGAAAGGGGCATCAGGACATACGAGACTGAGACAAGAAATACTCTTGATCTCTCCGCGGTTCCCGTTGTCCAGTCGAATACCCACCTCCCTATCATAGTAGACCCCAGCCACGGAACAGGCAGAAGGGACTGCATACTCCCCATGGCTCAGGCGGCGGTAGCCGCAGGTGCGGACGGAGTTATGATTGAGGTTCACAACTGCCCCGAAGACGCAATGAGCGATGGTGACCAGTCCATAGTTCCGGATGATTTCGACATCCTTATGAAAAGGATGAGGGTCATCGCCGAAGCAATAGGCAAGAAAATAAGCTAG
- the aroA gene encoding 3-phosphoshikimate 1-carboxyvinyltransferase — protein sequence MITFGKIKSVKGEITVPADKSITHRSFMLGAMAEGSTRVTNPLMSRDTIATMNAMKALGAEFIPAENGFVVVSKGYRFFQEPSDVINCDNSGTTARLITGLIAPAGVYAVLTGDDSLRKRPMKRVIKPLSLMGARMEAASNGTLLPLSILPAHMHPADIKGETKSAQVKSSVLLAAAQIEGRTSYTEPALTRNHSEIMLKSFGADISAEGNTVIINGGRPLTGTDAAVPGDFSSAAFFIGAALMFEGSDITIRNVGLNSSRTGLLTALASFGVKFELNYYENTVEPMGDIHIKHQTFSGGRIDGDLIANLIDELPLLAFLGMFADSPVEIRDAHELRVKESDRIASTLYNLSQLGAETEEFEDGMKIYPLKKEPAQARLRSFFDHRIAMLSILMCKRFGEKVSVDEIQSVDVSFPNFADILEQTEIK from the coding sequence ATGATCACTTTCGGCAAAATCAAGTCAGTCAAAGGGGAAATCACAGTTCCGGCGGACAAGTCCATCACTCACCGTTCCTTCATGCTCGGCGCAATGGCGGAAGGGAGCACAAGGGTGACCAACCCTCTCATGTCCCGTGATACGATCGCTACGATGAACGCCATGAAGGCTCTCGGCGCTGAATTTATCCCCGCTGAAAACGGCTTCGTGGTTGTCTCCAAGGGCTACAGATTTTTTCAGGAACCAAGCGACGTGATCAACTGCGACAACTCCGGCACCACAGCAAGGCTCATTACAGGGCTCATCGCTCCCGCAGGGGTTTATGCAGTGCTCACCGGAGATGACAGCCTCCGCAAAAGACCTATGAAAAGGGTGATCAAACCCCTCTCTCTCATGGGCGCAAGAATGGAGGCGGCATCAAACGGGACTCTGCTCCCCCTTTCCATACTCCCCGCACATATGCACCCTGCGGACATTAAAGGCGAAACAAAAAGCGCACAAGTGAAAAGCTCCGTCCTCCTCGCCGCTGCACAGATAGAAGGACGCACCTCATACACAGAGCCTGCTCTCACGAGAAACCACTCTGAAATAATGCTGAAAAGCTTCGGCGCCGACATATCGGCTGAGGGGAACACGGTCATAATAAACGGCGGCAGACCGCTCACCGGAACAGACGCGGCAGTACCCGGAGATTTTTCTTCCGCCGCTTTCTTCATTGGCGCGGCGCTGATGTTTGAAGGCTCGGACATAACCATCAGAAATGTCGGTCTCAACAGTTCAAGAACCGGGCTCCTCACCGCACTTGCCTCCTTCGGCGTGAAGTTTGAGCTTAATTACTATGAAAATACAGTGGAGCCCATGGGCGATATTCATATAAAACACCAGACCTTCAGCGGCGGCAGAATCGACGGAGACTTGATCGCCAACCTCATTGACGAGCTTCCGCTTCTGGCGTTTCTCGGAATGTTCGCGGATTCGCCCGTTGAGATAAGAGACGCCCACGAGCTCAGAGTCAAGGAATCAGACCGCATCGCCTCCACGCTCTACAACCTTAGCCAGCTTGGTGCTGAAACAGAGGAATTTGAAGACGGTATGAAGATATACCCGCTGAAAAAGGAGCCCGCTCAGGCACGCCTTCGCTCCTTCTTCGATCACCGTATCGCAATGCTCTCTATCCTTATGTGCAAGCGCTTCGGGGAGAAGGTTTCTGTTGACGAAATACAGAGCGTTGATGTATCTTTTCCGAACTTTGCAGACATTCTGGAGCAAACCGAAATTAAGTGA
- the waaF gene encoding lipopolysaccharide heptosyltransferase II, with translation MKILVFNPSFLGDSVLTTPLIKAVRHYFPDSSVDFCVRPENAPLFQGMELINEVIVFDKRKSAGGAGGIFRFARELKKRDYDIIISCHKSFRSTLTMALTGVLRRMGFRQSALSFLYTETADRDMSKHEAERNLMLLEPLVADFDLEDAKKHAGRAEVFTDERLRANAAKYIKSASGGRRLIGINAGSVWATKKWQSEKFAEVSDMLYEEGFFCVLFGAPTDSEACGQVMANAKRPLMNLCGKLPLGQLPSYIKAMDALITNDSGPLHIASAVGTPAVAIFGPTVKALGFFPYDDKSIVVEKELYCRPCGLHGGNECPEGHFRCMGEISAGDVFEAVGKVLK, from the coding sequence TTGAAGATACTTGTATTCAACCCGTCGTTTCTTGGTGATTCGGTGCTTACAACGCCTCTTATAAAGGCTGTGAGGCATTATTTTCCGGACAGTTCCGTGGATTTCTGCGTAAGACCGGAAAATGCGCCCCTTTTTCAGGGAATGGAGCTGATAAACGAGGTAATTGTTTTCGACAAGCGCAAATCGGCGGGCGGCGCAGGCGGTATTTTCCGCTTTGCCCGTGAGCTGAAAAAGCGTGATTACGATATAATAATATCCTGCCACAAATCGTTCCGAAGCACGCTGACAATGGCTCTGACCGGTGTTCTGCGCCGTATGGGGTTCAGGCAGTCGGCGCTTTCGTTTCTTTATACGGAGACAGCGGACAGGGATATGAGCAAGCACGAGGCGGAGCGTAACCTGATGCTTCTTGAACCGCTTGTGGCTGATTTCGACCTTGAGGACGCCAAGAAGCATGCGGGCAGGGCTGAGGTGTTTACTGATGAGCGTTTGAGAGCCAACGCGGCGAAATATATAAAATCCGCATCCGGCGGGCGCAGGCTCATAGGTATAAACGCAGGCAGTGTCTGGGCTACCAAGAAGTGGCAGTCCGAAAAGTTCGCCGAAGTGAGCGACATGCTGTATGAGGAAGGTTTTTTCTGTGTTCTGTTCGGTGCTCCGACCGATTCCGAAGCCTGTGGTCAGGTTATGGCAAACGCTAAGCGTCCGCTGATGAATCTCTGCGGAAAGCTTCCCTTGGGGCAGCTACCGTCATATATAAAGGCTATGGATGCTCTCATCACAAACGACAGCGGACCTCTGCATATAGCCTCAGCCGTCGGTACGCCTGCCGTCGCAATATTCGGTCCCACGGTTAAGGCTCTTGGCTTTTTCCCTTATGATGATAAAAGCATCGTGGTGGAAAAGGAGCTCTACTGCCGCCCCTGCGGGCTCCACGGCGGCAACGAATGTCCGGAAGGGCATTTCCGCTGTATGGGCGAAATCAGCGCCGGTGATGTGTTTGAGGCTGTTGGAAAGGTGCTGAAATGA
- the cmk gene encoding (d)CMP kinase, translated as MSFQVAVDGPAGSGKSSVSKLIAKKYGFTYLDTGAMYRACAHIKTAFADDDASFIKILENTDMRFEPAPMGQRMFINIDGNETEITDIIRTPEITAMVGEVSAMRDVRRLMTAKQKDLAKRSEVIMEGRDIGTVVLPDADVKFFFTASPTERARRRQAEWQAKGLEVPLEQLENDILKRDEMDSGRKEAPLKKAEDAVELDTTGLTIDEVISIMSAEIDRKRRT; from the coding sequence ATGAGTTTTCAGGTCGCCGTGGACGGTCCCGCAGGCAGCGGGAAAAGCAGTGTTTCAAAACTTATAGCGAAAAAATACGGTTTCACCTACCTTGACACCGGCGCAATGTACAGAGCATGCGCCCACATCAAAACGGCATTCGCCGATGACGACGCTTCCTTCATAAAAATCCTTGAAAATACAGATATGCGTTTCGAGCCCGCTCCCATGGGTCAGCGTATGTTCATAAATATAGACGGAAACGAAACTGAAATAACCGATATTATCCGCACGCCGGAGATAACAGCGATGGTGGGTGAGGTTTCCGCAATGCGCGACGTCCGCCGCCTCATGACCGCCAAGCAGAAAGACCTTGCAAAACGGAGTGAGGTGATAATGGAAGGCAGGGATATAGGCACGGTTGTGCTGCCTGATGCGGATGTTAAGTTTTTCTTTACCGCCTCGCCCACAGAACGCGCAAGGCGCAGACAGGCGGAATGGCAGGCAAAAGGCTTGGAAGTGCCTCTGGAACAGCTTGAAAACGATATTCTCAAGAGAGACGAAATGGATTCGGGCAGAAAGGAAGCTCCGCTTAAAAAAGCTGAAGATGCGGTCGAATTGGACACAACTGGCTTGACAATAGATGAAGTTATATCAATAATGTCTGCTGAGATTGACAGGAAACGAAGGACCTGA
- a CDS encoding glycosyltransferase family 9 protein has translation MKEKNIRKAPVKNSRTRVLFVRLSSLGDVILITGVIKRFSEQFPDYLCDVFTSAVFAPVFDGLDFVNRVITFDKKDGFKGFAKAVQEELNGYDYVIDLHANLRTFLLRFMADAKFLKYHKDSAARRMFVKSRKRTERLGIHVVEKYAETLKPLGMKEYSVEELRPVLHSGRREEGCIVLNPFASKLTKQWDKFPELAERLVDMGQRVTVIGQGDFPQIDGVNNLTGKTTLREMLDIIAASSVLITTDSGPMHAGVALNKKVIAVFGSTTSDFGFAPEFKGCSVVEVSGLGCRPCHVHGQDKCPQEHFRCMRDISVDDVLELL, from the coding sequence ATGAAAGAAAAAAATATAAGAAAAGCTCCGGTAAAAAACAGCAGGACAAGAGTCCTCTTCGTGCGCCTCAGCTCACTGGGTGATGTGATATTGATTACCGGCGTTATAAAGCGCTTCAGTGAGCAGTTTCCTGATTATCTGTGTGATGTGTTCACCTCTGCGGTGTTTGCCCCCGTGTTTGACGGTCTGGATTTTGTGAACCGTGTAATCACCTTCGATAAGAAGGACGGCTTCAAGGGATTCGCCAAGGCTGTTCAGGAGGAGCTTAACGGTTATGACTATGTTATAGATCTCCACGCTAACCTGCGCACATTTCTGCTGAGGTTCATGGCGGACGCAAAATTTCTTAAATATCATAAGGATTCCGCTGCCCGCCGTATGTTTGTGAAAAGCAGAAAGCGGACAGAACGGCTCGGCATACATGTAGTGGAAAAATACGCTGAGACACTTAAGCCTCTGGGTATGAAGGAATATTCTGTTGAGGAGCTCCGTCCTGTTCTGCATTCCGGCAGGCGGGAGGAGGGCTGTATCGTGCTGAACCCCTTCGCCAGCAAACTCACCAAGCAGTGGGATAAGTTTCCTGAACTGGCGGAAAGGCTTGTAGACATGGGGCAGAGGGTTACCGTCATAGGTCAGGGAGATTTTCCGCAGATTGACGGTGTAAATAACCTCACGGGGAAGACCACGCTCAGGGAAATGCTTGATATAATCGCAGCCTCTTCCGTGCTGATCACCACCGACAGCGGACCCATGCACGCAGGTGTTGCGCTGAATAAAAAGGTTATCGCCGTTTTCGGATCCACAACATCCGACTTCGGCTTCGCGCCGGAGTTTAAGGGCTGCTCCGTCGTTGAAGTAAGCGGGCTGGGCTGCCGTCCCTGTCATGTGCACGGGCAGGACAAATGCCCGCAGGAGCACTTCCGCTGCATGCGGGATATAAGCGTTGATGATGTTTTAGAACTGCTCTGA
- a CDS encoding prephenate dehydrogenase, with amino-acid sequence MAFNSIGIIGLGLIGGSFARAFCDRGLCVYGLDECASTLAEAAGADIFSALTDDMDQLLALKPELIYICVPVEATKSVLKTLAEKGVKTPVTDGASTKSTVCALAHGLGLNFCGGHPIAGREVSGFSSSTDGLFDGAVHVLTPVADGFPTDDLKALHEVIGMRVTVMTADRHDLVFGAISHLPHVTAFSLVEAVNKACPEAFSYTGGGFKDFTRIAASNPRMWTDIFLDNDKTVIELIDTYIDFLKTWREDITAKDEKKIYKRIEDASSIRRSIK; translated from the coding sequence ATGGCTTTTAACTCCATAGGGATCATAGGCCTCGGTCTGATAGGCGGCTCCTTCGCAAGAGCCTTCTGCGATCGGGGTCTTTGTGTATACGGACTCGATGAATGCGCCTCCACCCTCGCCGAAGCGGCAGGAGCAGACATATTCAGCGCCCTCACGGACGATATGGATCAGCTTCTGGCACTAAAGCCGGAGCTCATATACATCTGCGTTCCGGTGGAAGCGACAAAATCCGTGCTGAAAACCCTCGCTGAAAAAGGTGTGAAAACACCTGTGACAGACGGAGCAAGCACAAAGTCAACCGTCTGCGCTCTGGCTCACGGACTGGGGCTGAACTTCTGCGGCGGGCATCCCATCGCAGGGAGGGAGGTTTCCGGTTTTTCAAGCTCAACTGACGGGCTTTTCGATGGTGCGGTGCATGTGCTCACCCCTGTTGCGGACGGCTTTCCGACTGACGATCTGAAAGCCCTGCACGAAGTGATAGGGATGCGGGTCACGGTAATGACCGCTGACAGGCACGATCTCGTTTTCGGAGCCATAAGCCACCTGCCTCACGTTACTGCGTTTTCCCTTGTGGAGGCAGTGAACAAAGCCTGCCCTGAGGCTTTCTCATACACAGGCGGCGGGTTTAAGGACTTCACCAGAATAGCAGCCAGCAATCCGCGCATGTGGACGGATATATTTCTTGATAACGACAAAACAGTTATAGAGCTCATAGACACTTACATAGATTTTCTCAAAACATGGCGGGAAGACATAACGGCGAAGGATGAGAAAAAAATCTATAAACGAATAGAAGACGCCAGCAGCATCAGGAGAAGCATAAAATGA